In Anastrepha obliqua isolate idAnaObli1 unplaced genomic scaffold, idAnaObli1_1.0 ptg000012l, whole genome shotgun sequence, a single window of DNA contains:
- the LOC129251379 gene encoding uncharacterized protein LOC129251379: protein MGRCHGGPFISPPSSLVTAHGDMGSSLEGQVTVRNRQMNKQQKNKKSDNATKRTDKQTDKRTDTKTKRTDSRTDKRTDSMTKRTDKRTDTIELRKLGTPSEDELLASSQETVDDKAVGHSTPSTINQPITSADAKGQKRQYPKKGPSRYKLYQRSLAILGRISKNEAEGKTHPKDAADKARCQKVVDEYLAFQATQKAEAVKRNRSQDEGCKTAKKHKTSHTALTPKPAKRAFNEVARDQLQTALVDELTNRGKPALERWSEIEARLSRIVVDHVMASPEGQVPGYDSMEVVRGYRVIKCDDQFSVDLLQNAISKIQSDWEGLRLKLIPASEIPR from the coding sequence atggggcgctgccatggcggACCGTTTATTTCCCCTCCATCCTCATTGGTCACCGCACATGGCGACATGGGCAGCTCTTTGgaagggcaggtgaccgtaaGAAACAGACAAatgaacaaacaacaaaaaaacaaaaaatcggatAACGCTACCAAACGGACAGACAAACAGACGGACAAACGGACTGACACAAAGACAAAACGAACCGACAGTCGGACAGACAAGCGGACGGACTCAATGACAAAACGGACAGACAAACGAACGGACACGATCGAGCTGAGGAAGTTGGGAACTCCCTCAGAGGACGAGCTCTTGGCTTCTAGTCAAGAGACAGTTGATgacaaagctgtgggccacagcacgccatcAACTATAAATCAACCGATCACATCCGCTGATGCCAAGGGGCAAAAGCGTCAATACCCAAAAAAAGGCCCGTCTAGATATAAGCTTTACCAGCGGTCTCTAGCTATTCTCGGCAGAATAAGCAAAAATGAGGCCGAAGGTAAAACTCATCCCAAAGATGCGGCCGATAAGGCAAGgtgccaaaaggtggtcgatgagTACCTGGCGTTCCAGGCCACCCAGAAGGCAGAAGCCGTAAAACGCAATCGTTCGCAGGACGAGGGCTGTAAAACTGCGAAAAAGCACAAGACGTCTCACACTGCTCTGACGCCCAAACCAGCCAAACGCGCGTTTAACGAGGTGGCACGGGATCAGCTGCAAACGGCGTTGGTGGACGAGTTAACAAACCGCGGCAAACCTGCGTTAGAAAGGTGGTCCGAAATCGAGGCACGGCTGTCTCGCATTGTCGTTGATCACGTCATGGCAAGCCCGGAGGGTCAAGTGCCAGGTTATGATTCAATGGAGGTGGTCCGTGGATACAGGGTGATCAAATGCGACGATCAGTTCTCTGTTGATCTCCTTCAAAACGCTATTAGCAAAATCCAGAGCGACTGGGAAGGTTTGAGGCTCAAACTAATCCCAGCCAGCGAGATCCCAAGATGA